From a region of the Argiope bruennichi chromosome 8, qqArgBrue1.1, whole genome shotgun sequence genome:
- the LOC129981415 gene encoding uncharacterized protein LOC129981415 — translation MRSGDLLIQTKSKKQADTLSKLTTLGSWPIKVSLHKTLNFSREVVSEQSLVQHSDTELVEELRSQGVCAARRIHVRRDGRLIPTKHVVLTFETPVLPKFIRAGYLRCNCIRPYIPNPLRCYQCQRYGHSRQSCRGKMVCGKCSSLDHETNTCDSEILKCPNCACAHAASSKFCPKWQMEKEILAIKIKNNITFKEARQIVNDRMPKSGVSYSSLLKSNPENTNVGSTQTEELLTKIVCPPLKKLQPLKANVT, via the coding sequence ATGCGTTCTGGCGATCTCCTTATTCAAACGAAATCAAAAAAGCAAGCAGATACTCTGAGTAAACTTACTACCTTAGGTTCATGGCCAATAAAAGTATCTCTTCACAAGACATTGAATTTCTCACGGGAGGTTGTCTCGGAACAATCTCTTGTACAACACTCTGACACAGAATTAGTGGAAGAATTACGATCCCAGGGGGTCTGCGCCGCTCGTCGCATTCATGTTCGACGTGACGGACGTTTAATTCCCACAAAGCATGTTGTTCTTACATTTGAAACGCCTGTTCTACCAAAATTCATACGTGCTGGATATTTGCGGTGTAATTGCATTCGTCCATACATACCTAATCCTCTGAGATGTTACCAGTGTCAGAGGTATGGTCACTCCCGGCAATCATGTCGTGGTAAAATGGTATGTGGTAAATGTTCTTCATTGGATCATGAAACTAACACATGCgattcagaaatattgaaatgcCCTAACTGTGCATGCGCTCATGCagcatcttctaaattttgcccTAAATggcaaatggaaaaagaaatcctagccattaaaataaaaaacaacataaCCTTTAAAGAAGCCCGCCAAATAGTCAATGATAGAATGCCTAAGTCTGGTGTATCGTATTCCTCTCTTTTGAAATCAAATCCAGAAAACACTAATGTCGGTTCAACTCAAACCGAAGAATTATTAACGAAAATTGTTTGCCCTCCTCTCAAAAAATTACAACCTTTAAAAGCCAATGTAACATAG